The Aedes aegypti strain LVP_AGWG chromosome 3, AaegL5.0 Primary Assembly, whole genome shotgun sequence genome contains a region encoding:
- the LOC5571588 gene encoding beta-1,3-glucan-binding protein has translation MLLPRGSIALLVALVAILNVVQADFGYNRKYCKKPSVTTASGSSVYRKTFCSGDLIFEDNFDKLNLEKWEHEHTLGGGGNWEFQYYLNNRKNSYVENGILYIRPTLLADETGEEFLTSGTLNLNGGSPYDSCTNPAWDGCERTGTPENPLNPIKSARLRTLKSFNFKYGKLEIRAKLPTGDWLWPALWLMPKLNQYGTWPTSGEIDLMESRGNLDYRVADGTHIGVEQVGSTLHFGPNPSLNGFETSTAAKNSAPGEGFNNDFHRYQLEWTPEYMKFSVDDEETLVVDGNFWQRGNFDQRAPGTPNPWISGEKMAPFDEEFHVIMNLAVGGTNGYFPDPPATNKDNPKPWTNGSPTARGGFWSAKEDWLPTWKLEENDSKEASLQVDYVRVWAL, from the exons ATGTTACTTCCCCGAGGAAGTATTGCTCTGCTGGTGGCCTTGGTGGCAATATTGAATGTTGTGCAAGCGGATTTCGGTTACAACAGAAAATATTGCAAGAAGCCTTCTGTTACAACTGCTAGTGGGTCCTCAGTTTATCGAAAGACTTTCTGCTCTGGTGATTTGATTTTCGAGGACAATTTCGATAAACTGAACCTTGAAAAATGGGAACATGAGCACACCCTTGGTGGTGGAGGT AACTGGGAGTTTCAGTACTACCTGAACAATCGTAAGAATTCGTATGTAGAAAATGGAATACTGTACATTCGACCAACCTTACTAGCTGATGAAACTGGTGAGGAGTTTTTGACCAGCGGAACATTGAATCTGAACGGGGGTTCTCCATATGATTC TTGTACTAACCCAGCGTGGGATGGTTGTGAAAGAACTGGCACTCCAGAAAATCCCTTGAATCCGATCAAAAGTGCTCGTCTGCGGACATTAAAATCGTTCAATTTCAAATATGGGAAGTTGGAGATCCGCGCAAAACTGCCAACAGGCGACTGGCTTTGGCCTGCCCTTTGGCTGATGCCTAAGCTCAATCAATACGGAACGTGGCCGACTTCAGGAGAAATCGATCTGATGGAAAGTCGAGGAAATCTGGATTACCGTGTTGCGGATGGAACCCATATTGGCGTTGAGCAAGTAGGATCGACTTTGCATTTCGGGCCAAACCCATCACTGAATGGTTTTGAGACTTCCACTGCGGCTAAAAATAGTGCCCCAGGAGAAGGCTTCAACAATGACTTCCATCGTTACCAACTTGAATGGACACCTGAGTATATGAAATTCAGTGTTGATGATGAGGAAACTCTGGTAGTGGATGGAAATTTCTGGCAGCGAGGTAATTTCGATCAGAGAGCACCGGGAACACCAAATCCTTGGATCAGCGGAGAAAAGATGGCTCCGTTCGATGAAGAATTCCATGTCATCATGAACCTGGCCGTCGGAGGTACAAACGGATATTTCCCTGACCCTCCAGCGACAAACAAAGACAATCCTAAACCGTGGACGAATGGATCTCCAACTGCTAGGGGTGGATTCTGGTCTGCCAAGGAAGATTGGTTACCCACCTGGAAGCTTGAGGAAAATGATAGCAAGGaagcttctttgcaagtcgatTACGTCAGAGTATGGGCCCTGTAA
- the LOC5571590 gene encoding uncharacterized protein LOC5571590 has translation MSQKAKTIKNAKTTKSIRNVLVQPFKTVWPSVGSEEAIKINNMINKLTSPHVVHGTNPVSHLLSQGQASALFITSDFHPQILGKQIIQMARRNCPQIQILAPECLKWSDTPEKLIAIRSAYRDQPEIVELLQYVAHIIKSKEYDKEQINSSSSKKITQAEQNNVERAPPVELPRLHLNRLAENKRTFIPQVSIFATKQLAASPKNDWSEYITLKRGRSETETADKTKPKKKSKTTPTKSDEKVSSSYIPLTVNRVQGNPNRKVDKKKKI, from the exons ATGAGCCAAAAGGCGAAAACTATCAAGAATGCCAAAACTACAAAAAGCATTCGTAATGTGCTGGTTCAACCATTTAAAACAGTTTG GCCTTCTGTTGGTTCTGAAGAGGCGATAAAAATTAATAATATGATCAACAAACTTACCAG CCCACATGTTGTTCATGGCACAAATCCTGTTTCACATCTGCTGAGTCAAGGTCAAGCAAGTGCCCTGTTCATCACATCCGATTTCCACCCGCAAATCCTCGGGAAGCAGATTATCCAGATGGCACGACGAAACTGTCCGCAAATACAGATTCTGGCACCCGAATGCCTCAAGTGGTCTGATACACCGGAAAAATTGATTGCAATCCGCAGCGCTTACAGAGATCAACCGGAAATCGTCGAACTATTGCAATATGTGGCCCATATTATCAAATCCAAAGAGTACGATAAAGAGCAGATCAATTCGAGTTCCAGCAAAAAGATCACTCAAGCGGAACAAAATAACGTCGAACGTGCGCCTCCTGTAGAATTACCTCGCCTTCACCTGAACCGACTTGCCGAAAATAAGCGCACATTCATTCCGCaggtttccatttttgccacgaaGCAACTTGCAGCTTCCCCAAAGAACGATTGGAGCGAATACATCACTCTGAAGAGAGGAAGATCCGAGACGGAAACGGCAGATAAAACTAAACCTAAGAAGAAGTCAAAAACAACGCCTACGAAGTCAGATGAAAAGGTATCGTCTTCGTATATCCCCTTGACGGTGAATCGTGTTCAAGGGAATCCTAACAGGAAGGtcgataagaagaagaaaatatga